From one Luteolibacter sp. SL250 genomic stretch:
- a CDS encoding DUF6766 family protein — protein MKRFFFRYNGLSLVLATLFLVFWAGQAVSGWKVHNEDAALHQQPPADLPAYLRSGHFWQATGENWESEFLQMGAYVVLTCFLFQKGWAESKDPERSNEGRLSAAGRQQYSWIYRNSLSLAFLALFLLSFIVHVLGGLAEENAMRGEHRLPEQSLAAFLSSPDFWFQSFQNWQSEFLAVFAIVVLSIFLRQEGSPESKEVTAPESETGG, from the coding sequence ATGAAAAGGTTCTTCTTCAGGTACAACGGTCTGTCACTCGTGCTTGCGACGCTGTTTCTGGTGTTCTGGGCAGGGCAGGCGGTGAGTGGCTGGAAAGTCCATAACGAGGATGCGGCGCTCCACCAGCAACCACCCGCTGACTTGCCCGCCTACCTGCGGTCGGGACATTTCTGGCAGGCCACCGGGGAGAACTGGGAAAGTGAGTTTCTCCAGATGGGGGCTTACGTGGTGCTCACTTGTTTCCTTTTCCAGAAAGGCTGGGCGGAATCAAAGGATCCGGAGCGTTCAAACGAGGGCCGCCTGTCTGCCGCCGGACGGCAACAGTACAGCTGGATCTATAGAAATTCGTTGTCCCTGGCATTCCTGGCGTTGTTCCTTCTTTCATTTATCGTCCACGTCCTTGGGGGCTTGGCCGAGGAGAACGCGATGCGTGGCGAACATCGCCTGCCCGAACAATCACTGGCCGCCTTTCTTTCCAGTCCGGATTTCTGGTTCCAGTCTTTCCAGAACTGGCAGAGCGAGTTTCTGGCAGTATTCGCCATTGTGGTGCTCAGTATCTTTCTCCGGCAGGAAGGGTCCCCGGAAAGCAAGGAAGTGACGGCTCCGGAATCTGAAACGGGCGGCTGA
- a CDS encoding zinc-dependent alcohol dehydrogenase, whose translation MKALCWHGKGDVRVDNVPDPTILDPKDIIIQVTASGICGSDLHLYDGLMPTMEAGDIIGHEPMGIVVEVGSEVKKFRKGDRVVVPFVIACGCCFFCQKQLYSACDTTNPGADLAKVAKVAMGHAPAGLFGYSGLLGRYPGGQAEYLRVPHADVGPIKIESGLSDEQVVFLSDIFPTGYMAAENAGIEPGDTVAIWGCGPVGQFAIQCAWMFGAGRVIAIDRVPERLEMARTHGRAEILNFEEDEIHDRLIEMTGGRGPDRCIDAVGAEAHGTGSLDAVIDRAKQAINLSMDRPHVLRQAIMACRKAGTLSVPGVYIGLLDKIPFGALVNKGLTVKTGQTHVQRYLQPLLEKIERGEIDPSFVITHRIALEDAPDAYEKFRTKSDGCIKVVIKPGLPPERNLLAEQAVHEEPQLVAAPAGA comes from the coding sequence ATGAAAGCTCTCTGCTGGCATGGCAAAGGCGACGTCCGCGTCGACAACGTACCCGATCCCACCATCCTCGATCCCAAGGACATCATCATCCAGGTGACCGCATCGGGAATCTGCGGTTCGGACCTCCACCTTTACGACGGCCTCATGCCGACCATGGAGGCCGGGGACATCATCGGCCACGAGCCGATGGGAATCGTGGTAGAGGTCGGATCGGAGGTGAAGAAGTTCCGGAAAGGGGACCGTGTGGTCGTTCCGTTCGTCATCGCCTGCGGTTGCTGCTTCTTCTGCCAGAAGCAACTGTACTCCGCGTGTGACACCACGAATCCGGGTGCCGATCTGGCGAAGGTGGCGAAGGTGGCGATGGGGCATGCCCCTGCCGGTCTTTTCGGTTACTCAGGACTGCTGGGCCGCTATCCTGGCGGCCAGGCCGAGTATCTCCGGGTGCCCCACGCGGATGTGGGGCCGATCAAGATCGAGTCCGGTCTTTCGGACGAGCAGGTGGTTTTCCTCTCCGACATCTTTCCCACCGGATACATGGCAGCGGAGAATGCGGGCATCGAACCCGGGGATACGGTCGCCATATGGGGATGCGGCCCGGTCGGACAATTCGCCATCCAGTGTGCCTGGATGTTTGGCGCCGGCCGGGTGATCGCGATCGACCGCGTTCCGGAGCGCCTTGAAATGGCCCGCACCCATGGACGCGCGGAGATCCTGAACTTCGAGGAGGATGAGATCCACGACCGTCTCATCGAGATGACCGGTGGCAGGGGGCCGGACCGCTGCATCGATGCGGTCGGTGCGGAGGCCCACGGCACGGGCTCACTGGATGCGGTGATCGACCGGGCGAAGCAGGCCATCAATCTGTCCATGGACCGGCCCCATGTTCTGCGTCAGGCGATCATGGCCTGCCGGAAGGCCGGCACCCTGTCGGTTCCTGGAGTGTATATCGGTCTGCTCGACAAGATTCCTTTCGGAGCTTTGGTCAACAAGGGGCTCACCGTGAAGACGGGCCAGACCCACGTGCAGCGCTATCTGCAGCCTTTGCTGGAGAAGATCGAGCGCGGCGAAATCGATCCATCGTTCGTCATCACCCACAGGATCGCCCTTGAGGATGCGCCGGATGCCTACGAGAAATTCCGCACGAAGTCGGATGGCTGCATCAAGGTCGTCATCAAGCCCGGACTGCCTCCGGAAAGGAATCTCTTGGCAGAGCAGGCCGTTCACGAAGAGCCGCAACTCGTTGCCGCCCCGGCTGGGGCCTGA
- a CDS encoding SDR family NAD(P)-dependent oxidoreductase has product MEQSLKGSRILVTGAGSGIGRAAAELLAREGADVALLGRTEDELADVFYSIRGGGRDHLLITADISVEEDMRRAAGMIGERWGRLSGVVANAGINGVWAPLEEIGLEEWNKTLAINLGGTFLTVRETLPLLRKAGGGSVVVVASINGTRIFSNSGATAYACSKAAQVAFSRMLALECAKDRIRFNTVCPGAIETNIDDSTKRRDLEGLHLPVEFPDGDVPLTGGTPGNADQVAQAIRFLLSGASNHISGTEIYVDGAQSLLQG; this is encoded by the coding sequence ATGGAACAATCACTCAAGGGCTCCCGCATCCTCGTGACCGGCGCTGGCTCCGGCATCGGACGGGCCGCGGCGGAACTGCTAGCCAGGGAAGGGGCGGATGTCGCCTTGCTCGGGCGAACGGAGGATGAACTCGCGGACGTGTTCTATTCGATCCGCGGAGGTGGGAGGGATCACCTGCTCATCACCGCGGATATTTCCGTGGAGGAGGACATGCGCCGCGCCGCCGGAATGATCGGTGAACGATGGGGACGCCTGAGTGGCGTGGTTGCCAATGCCGGCATCAACGGAGTGTGGGCTCCGCTCGAGGAGATCGGACTGGAGGAGTGGAACAAAACGCTCGCCATCAATTTGGGCGGGACGTTCCTCACGGTCCGTGAGACTTTGCCCCTCCTGAGAAAAGCCGGCGGCGGCTCCGTGGTGGTGGTGGCATCCATCAACGGAACGCGCATCTTCAGCAACTCCGGAGCTACGGCTTATGCGTGCTCGAAAGCAGCGCAGGTCGCCTTTTCCCGGATGCTGGCACTGGAGTGCGCCAAAGATCGGATCCGGTTCAACACGGTCTGCCCCGGCGCGATTGAAACGAACATTGACGACTCCACGAAGCGGCGGGATCTGGAGGGCCTGCATCTGCCGGTTGAGTTTCCGGATGGAGATGTGCCGCTTACGGGCGGAACTCCCGGTAATGCGGATCAGGTTGCCCAGGCGATCCGGTTTCTCCTGTCCGGAGCATCGAACCATATCTCAGGAACGGAAATCTATGTCGATGGAGCCCAATCGCTCCTCCAAGGCTGA
- a CDS encoding SDR family oxidoreductase, which yields MDPRNQVTLITGCSSGIGMYLAHQFAKHGHPLILVAPVEQELQQLRTELTAIYGIPVEIIAKDLENSGAAREIYDDLHQRGTHVDILVNNAGHGYHGAWWQQSIDKDLSMVRLNIDAVLRLSKLFVPKMVARGRGILFNTASVAGFEPGPTMAVYHATKAFVLSWSEALSVELENTGVQVTALCPGATDTDFFPKAGMEEARIFQEGNLMAPQDVAEAGYKGMVNGDLIIIPGVINKAMVQGRRILTEKAQANLNAKMYEELPAADHKRNRGDIENKDVQRKR from the coding sequence ATGGATCCCCGGAATCAAGTCACCCTTATCACCGGTTGCAGCAGTGGCATCGGTATGTATTTGGCGCATCAGTTCGCGAAGCACGGCCATCCCCTGATCCTGGTCGCGCCCGTGGAACAGGAACTGCAGCAACTCCGGACCGAGCTGACCGCCATCTATGGAATCCCGGTCGAGATCATCGCCAAGGATCTCGAGAATTCTGGTGCCGCCCGGGAAATCTATGATGATCTCCATCAGCGGGGCACCCACGTGGACATCCTGGTGAACAATGCGGGCCACGGTTACCACGGGGCGTGGTGGCAGCAGTCGATTGACAAGGATCTGTCGATGGTGCGGCTCAACATTGATGCGGTCCTGCGGCTGTCGAAGCTGTTCGTGCCGAAAATGGTGGCCCGCGGTCGTGGCATTCTTTTCAATACGGCCTCGGTTGCCGGTTTTGAACCCGGTCCGACCATGGCGGTTTATCATGCGACGAAGGCATTCGTTCTGTCGTGGAGCGAGGCACTCTCCGTGGAACTGGAGAACACCGGTGTGCAGGTGACGGCGCTTTGCCCTGGAGCTACGGACACGGATTTCTTCCCAAAGGCCGGCATGGAAGAAGCAAGGATCTTCCAGGAAGGAAACCTCATGGCTCCGCAGGATGTCGCGGAAGCCGGTTACAAAGGAATGGTGAATGGGGATCTCATCATCATTCCCGGCGTCATCAACAAGGCCATGGTCCAGGGCCGCCGCATTCTGACTGAAAAAGCACAGGCCAACCTGAATGCGAAGATGTATGAGGAACTCCCGGCGGCTGATCACAAACGCAACCGCGGGGACATCGAGAACAAGGACGTTCAGCGAAAGCGGTGA
- a CDS encoding ferritin-like domain-containing protein, whose protein sequence is MSKLNTLGELLIHNVKDLYSAETQLVKALPKMAKAANDPDLKKGFEGHLEETKVHVTRLEQVAELLGASPRGLSCKAMKGLVEEGEEAIKEEADEHIKDLALIAAAQKVEHYEISGYGTARALAEAIGNKEVAKLLKTTEDEEGATDKKLTTASEKIIASAPVED, encoded by the coding sequence ATGTCCAAATTGAATACCCTCGGAGAGCTTCTCATCCACAACGTGAAGGACCTCTACAGCGCGGAAACCCAGCTCGTGAAGGCGCTGCCGAAAATGGCGAAAGCCGCGAACGATCCGGATCTCAAAAAGGGATTCGAAGGCCACCTGGAGGAAACCAAAGTCCACGTCACCCGCCTCGAGCAGGTCGCCGAATTGTTGGGTGCCAGCCCGCGCGGCCTGAGCTGCAAAGCGATGAAGGGACTGGTGGAGGAAGGGGAAGAAGCCATCAAGGAAGAGGCTGACGAACACATCAAGGACCTCGCACTCATCGCGGCCGCCCAGAAGGTGGAACACTATGAGATCTCCGGCTACGGAACGGCCCGCGCCCTTGCGGAAGCCATCGGAAACAAGGAAGTGGCGAAGTTGCTCAAGACAACGGAAGATGAGGAAGGCGCGACGGACAAGAAACTGACCACCGCGTCTGAAAAGATCATAGCCTCCGCACCTGTCGAAGATTGA
- a CDS encoding 4-alpha-glucanotransferase — MNTSIFDRRRAGLLVPAYALRHSDDFGIGDTLAVKNAVDFCADHGFTVLQLLPIFETIGDPSPYSPVSSHALSPSLLSLVPEAVPGLDRGMVDHLCPPVWREELRSGDVSYHVIQPLKNEILVAAYRQFIREGDGDLHRAFATFKEEEATWLSPYTLYRVLVGKYHGDTRWKDWRPEHRTYAAALHWLQMQPDHESLSTRRDEFAFIQWVADRQWRSVKNHCDARGVRLVGDLPFGMAPDSCDVWAEPALFDTDWSMGTRPLAHFDTSKDAERWGQNWGFPPYRWENHRSSGFQWFDDRFRWMRRFFHGCRIDHLRGYFRAYMFPWAGGARHVEFSALDEIQAAERTGGLLPRFVPGPDDDEITAGMNDLQGNELISRMADASGDMDLVAEIMGEMPAYMARTLEERKLANLAFPQLLVDPAGEHIIAPGQFRELSLVSYANHDNAPLAQLYPQLAKHAGADPANPDALELRRLLSFVGWDGSAPADINDELLAKFHSGLFQTSSRLAVLMCSDLLGIPLRFNLPGSYGEGSWSHRLPWSLDELANDPLYGKRIAVAKTLIDQHGRGAR, encoded by the coding sequence ATGAACACTTCGATATTCGACCGCCGGCGTGCCGGCCTCCTCGTCCCGGCTTATGCCCTCAGACATTCGGATGATTTCGGTATCGGCGATACGCTTGCGGTGAAGAACGCGGTCGATTTCTGCGCGGACCATGGCTTCACGGTCCTCCAGCTTCTGCCGATCTTTGAAACCATCGGGGATCCCAGTCCCTACAGCCCGGTGAGTTCCCACGCGCTCTCACCATCACTCCTATCCCTTGTTCCGGAAGCGGTGCCTGGTCTTGATCGTGGAATGGTCGATCACCTCTGCCCTCCGGTGTGGCGGGAAGAGCTACGGTCGGGAGATGTGAGTTATCATGTCATCCAGCCGCTGAAGAACGAAATTCTTGTTGCCGCCTACCGGCAATTCATCAGGGAGGGTGATGGTGATCTGCACCGTGCGTTCGCAACCTTCAAGGAAGAGGAAGCAACCTGGCTCTCACCCTACACGCTGTACCGCGTTCTGGTCGGGAAGTATCACGGGGATACCCGGTGGAAGGACTGGCGGCCGGAACACCGGACCTATGCGGCGGCGCTCCACTGGTTGCAGATGCAGCCGGATCACGAAAGCCTGTCAACACGCCGGGATGAGTTCGCATTCATACAATGGGTGGCAGACCGCCAATGGAGATCAGTGAAAAACCACTGCGACGCCCGGGGAGTCCGTCTTGTGGGAGACCTGCCCTTTGGCATGGCTCCTGACAGTTGCGATGTTTGGGCGGAACCCGCGCTTTTCGATACGGATTGGAGCATGGGCACGCGTCCGCTCGCCCATTTCGACACCAGCAAGGACGCGGAACGCTGGGGGCAGAATTGGGGCTTTCCTCCTTACCGCTGGGAAAACCACCGGTCATCGGGCTTCCAATGGTTCGACGACCGCTTCCGCTGGATGAGACGGTTCTTCCATGGATGCCGGATAGATCACCTGAGGGGTTATTTCAGAGCTTACATGTTCCCTTGGGCCGGCGGGGCGCGCCACGTGGAATTCTCGGCGCTGGACGAGATCCAGGCTGCCGAGAGGACGGGTGGGCTCCTGCCCCGGTTCGTCCCCGGCCCGGACGACGATGAAATCACCGCCGGGATGAACGACCTCCAAGGCAATGAACTGATTTCACGGATGGCGGATGCCTCGGGCGACATGGATCTCGTCGCGGAGATCATGGGGGAGATGCCCGCATACATGGCCCGCACGCTGGAAGAACGGAAGCTCGCCAACCTCGCCTTTCCGCAACTGCTGGTCGATCCCGCCGGCGAACACATCATTGCCCCCGGCCAATTCCGGGAATTGTCCCTGGTCAGCTACGCCAACCACGATAACGCGCCACTCGCCCAACTTTATCCGCAGCTCGCCAAACACGCGGGGGCCGATCCTGCCAATCCGGATGCCCTCGAACTCCGGAGATTGCTTTCCTTCGTCGGCTGGGACGGAAGTGCTCCCGCCGACATCAATGATGAATTGCTCGCCAAATTCCATTCGGGATTGTTCCAAACCTCTTCGCGGCTGGCGGTGCTGATGTGCTCCGACCTGCTGGGAATCCCGCTGCGGTTCAACCTGCCCGGCAGCTATGGCGAGGGTTCATGGTCCCACCGCCTGCCTTGGAGCCTGGATGAGCTGGCGAACGATCCACTCTACGGAAAGCGGATCGCCGTGGCCAAGACTCTCATCGACCAACATGGGCGAGGTGCCCGGTGA
- a CDS encoding isochorismatase family cysteine hydrolase, with protein sequence MPIIWKNTALLLIDVINDMEFPEASALLRQALPAAHRIAALRKKVASKGVPVIYVNDNFGHWQCDFNAQIQRCLAEDSKGREVAKLLLPGPDDYFVLKPKHSGFYSTSLDVLLSYLGVDTLILTGYAADICVLYTANDAYMRDFSLIVPSDCVAAESEAKRKRSLEHMHGLLKARVCSSASIR encoded by the coding sequence ATGCCGATAATCTGGAAGAACACCGCTCTGTTGCTTATTGATGTGATCAACGACATGGAATTTCCCGAGGCTTCCGCCCTTCTGCGGCAAGCCCTACCCGCTGCACACCGTATCGCCGCACTGCGGAAGAAGGTGGCATCCAAAGGCGTGCCCGTCATTTATGTGAATGATAATTTCGGGCACTGGCAGTGCGATTTCAACGCGCAGATCCAGCGATGCCTGGCGGAAGATTCGAAAGGCCGGGAGGTGGCGAAACTGCTGCTTCCCGGACCGGATGACTATTTCGTGCTGAAGCCCAAACACTCCGGATTTTACTCCACCTCGTTGGATGTCTTGCTCTCCTACCTCGGGGTGGACACTTTGATCCTCACGGGATATGCGGCTGACATCTGCGTCCTCTACACGGCGAATGACGCATACATGCGGGATTTCTCGCTGATAGTCCCTTCCGATTGCGTTGCCGCGGAGTCCGAAGCGAAACGGAAGCGTTCCTTGGAGCACATGCACGGCCTGCTAAAGGCCCGCGTGTGTTCTTCGGCGTCGATCCGTTGA
- a CDS encoding alpha-amylase family glycosyl hydrolase: MSPSEKLELETLAGSDVEFRSDTMYFLVLDRFESGMPEKPREEGDEMYDASHQDWRKYWGGDLQGLINRIPYLRSFGISAVWTTPLFEQIRSMTRGDEQHAPIHGYWTSDFKRINPRWVNDPSEKRLFTRDDTTFDRLLAELHRQGMKYVLDIVCNHSSPDTEDGKGKLYDDGELVADFDNDKDHWYHHYGPTLDWTDEWQVQNGELAGLATFNENNILYRNYIKDAIRQWVGKGVDALRIDTVKHMPVWFWQEFTADMATANRNLFRFGEWIYSHPENDASVDFANRSGMSILDFGLCMAIRECLSGQDPSGFHALQRIFDLDGKYHGATELVTFFENHDMPRLQSLGVADEGMNLALVLLLTTRGIPCLYYGCEQYLHNDTDGGDDPYNRPMMEMWGETEATRLIGILAEERSRNRAVQWGGQWPKWVDEETYVFVRRYRDSRCLVILNKGPQRTLTIENVEFPDGHHECILTDNPVEVKDDRIVIDLRPWQCVVLVRRGEDVRAATVAVIQLNNAPTEPGDQLAIIGDCPELGGWDLEKAYYMECVNANTWFAELPLNESVRKAIAYKFVIFRAQGDRPPEREIRTARRRLVSPTGWVKWRDRWEA, from the coding sequence ATGAGTCCATCGGAAAAGCTGGAGCTGGAAACCTTGGCGGGATCCGACGTGGAGTTCCGGTCGGACACGATGTATTTCCTGGTGCTGGATCGGTTCGAATCCGGCATGCCTGAAAAGCCGCGTGAGGAGGGGGATGAGATGTATGACGCCTCCCACCAGGACTGGCGGAAGTATTGGGGAGGCGATCTCCAGGGGCTGATCAACCGAATTCCTTACCTGCGGTCATTCGGGATTTCCGCGGTTTGGACGACCCCGTTGTTCGAACAGATCCGCTCGATGACCCGGGGCGATGAGCAGCACGCACCGATCCATGGGTATTGGACGAGCGACTTCAAGCGGATCAATCCGCGGTGGGTGAACGATCCTTCCGAAAAGCGTCTCTTTACCCGTGACGACACCACCTTTGACCGCCTTCTGGCGGAACTGCACCGGCAGGGCATGAAATATGTGCTGGACATCGTCTGCAACCACAGCTCGCCGGACACGGAGGACGGCAAGGGGAAATTGTACGATGATGGGGAGTTGGTGGCGGATTTCGACAACGACAAGGATCATTGGTACCATCACTACGGCCCGACGCTGGACTGGACCGATGAATGGCAGGTGCAGAACGGGGAACTTGCAGGACTCGCCACGTTCAACGAAAACAACATCCTTTACCGCAACTACATCAAGGATGCCATCCGCCAGTGGGTCGGAAAAGGGGTGGACGCGCTCCGGATTGATACGGTGAAGCACATGCCGGTCTGGTTCTGGCAGGAATTCACGGCGGACATGGCGACCGCCAACCGCAACCTGTTCCGATTCGGCGAATGGATCTACAGCCATCCCGAGAACGATGCCTCGGTGGATTTCGCGAACCGCTCCGGCATGAGCATCCTCGATTTCGGCCTCTGCATGGCAATCCGGGAGTGTCTCAGCGGTCAGGATCCTTCGGGTTTCCATGCGCTCCAGAGGATCTTCGATCTTGACGGGAAATACCATGGAGCGACCGAACTGGTGACGTTCTTCGAAAATCACGACATGCCCCGCCTCCAATCACTTGGAGTGGCTGATGAAGGAATGAACCTCGCCCTGGTGCTGCTTCTGACGACACGGGGCATTCCCTGTCTGTATTACGGGTGCGAGCAATACCTCCACAATGACACGGACGGTGGTGATGATCCCTACAATCGCCCTATGATGGAAATGTGGGGCGAAACGGAAGCAACGCGGCTCATCGGGATCCTTGCGGAGGAGAGATCGCGCAACCGGGCCGTCCAGTGGGGTGGACAATGGCCGAAGTGGGTGGATGAGGAAACGTATGTCTTCGTCAGAAGGTACCGCGATTCGCGATGTCTGGTCATCCTCAACAAGGGTCCGCAACGCACGCTGACGATCGAAAATGTAGAATTTCCCGATGGCCATCACGAGTGCATCCTGACGGACAATCCCGTCGAGGTAAAAGACGATAGGATCGTGATCGATCTCCGTCCATGGCAGTGCGTGGTGCTTGTCCGCCGGGGGGAGGATGTCAGGGCCGCGACGGTGGCGGTGATCCAGTTGAACAACGCGCCCACAGAGCCGGGCGACCAGCTTGCGATCATCGGAGACTGTCCGGAACTTGGAGGGTGGGATTTGGAAAAGGCCTATTATATGGAGTGTGTGAACGCCAACACATGGTTCGCCGAACTTCCATTGAATGAATCAGTGCGCAAGGCCATCGCCTACAAATTCGTGATCTTCCGCGCACAGGGCGACCGTCCGCCGGAGCGCGAGATACGCACCGCCCGACGTCGTCTTGTGAGCCCCACGGGCTGGGTGAAATGGCGTGACCGGTGGGAAGCCTGA
- a CDS encoding DUF892 family protein → MTASVHSPADLFFDQMKDLRSMTSQLGGHLPDLVVVTADDGLRTLLTACSQDVVLHYEEIMDLFRRHGREPGNDRCKAIAGLIEGGNAHIASVEDPGTRDLMIIAHVLRIVAYWNAACEITSRLAGQLDLVGDAGVILDLQLAAQRVAEDLLALQPHIFQSASGP, encoded by the coding sequence ATGACTGCTTCTGTCCATTCACCGGCAGACCTGTTCTTCGATCAGATGAAGGACCTGCGAAGCATGACATCCCAGCTGGGCGGCCATTTGCCGGATCTGGTGGTGGTCACCGCGGATGACGGGCTGCGGACACTGCTCACGGCCTGTTCGCAGGATGTGGTGCTCCATTATGAGGAGATCATGGATCTCTTCCGGCGCCATGGCAGGGAGCCGGGGAACGACAGGTGCAAGGCGATCGCCGGACTCATCGAAGGTGGGAATGCGCATATTGCTTCGGTGGAGGACCCTGGCACCAGGGACCTCATGATCATCGCCCATGTTCTGAGGATCGTGGCTTATTGGAATGCCGCTTGCGAGATCACCTCGCGTCTTGCCGGGCAGCTGGATCTCGTTGGGGATGCCGGGGTTATCCTTGATCTGCAGCTGGCCGCCCAACGCGTCGCGGAGGATCTGCTCGCACTGCAGCCCCATATTTTCCAATCCGCATCCGGCCCATGA
- a CDS encoding alpha/beta hydrolase, with amino-acid sequence MKPKIIFIHGMFLTAKSWEHWVEHFSALGYPCEAAPWPLHAAEPADLRADPPEGLGELKLSDLHGYYRDVLRGEDQPPVVIGHSLGGLLAQKLLADGLVSAAIGICSVAPNRMLAFDWGFLRNSASITNPFAGDDPYEMTPEGFHQNFANTLSEAQSNAAFGAYAVHESRQVLRDIMGDEGQINLKAPHAPLLLIGAEKDEIIPASLVRRNAHAYEDERSHHEYAEFTGRDHFICGAPGWEEVAAKIENWLAGHLSAVRS; translated from the coding sequence ATGAAACCAAAGATCATTTTCATCCACGGCATGTTCCTGACCGCGAAATCCTGGGAACATTGGGTCGAACACTTTTCCGCATTGGGTTATCCGTGTGAGGCGGCTCCATGGCCCCTCCACGCCGCCGAACCGGCGGACCTGCGCGCGGATCCGCCGGAGGGGTTGGGTGAACTCAAGCTTTCGGACCTCCATGGATACTACCGGGACGTGCTCAGGGGAGAGGATCAGCCGCCCGTCGTCATCGGTCACTCGCTCGGAGGATTGCTTGCCCAGAAGCTGTTGGCCGACGGATTGGTTTCCGCGGCCATCGGGATCTGTTCGGTCGCTCCCAACCGGATGCTGGCCTTTGACTGGGGCTTCCTCCGCAACAGCGCGTCGATCACCAATCCGTTCGCGGGGGATGATCCGTATGAGATGACCCCGGAGGGCTTCCATCAGAACTTCGCGAACACGCTTTCCGAAGCCCAGAGCAACGCCGCATTCGGAGCATACGCGGTCCATGAGAGCCGCCAGGTGCTCCGGGACATCATGGGCGACGAAGGTCAGATCAATCTCAAGGCACCGCATGCCCCGCTTCTCCTGATCGGCGCGGAAAAGGACGAGATCATCCCTGCCTCACTGGTTCGGCGGAACGCCCACGCCTACGAGGACGAGCGCTCACACCATGAGTATGCCGAATTCACCGGCCGGGATCATTTCATCTGTGGCGCGCCCGGCTGGGAAGAAGTCGCGGCGAAAATCGAAAACTGGCTGGCGGGCCATCTTTCCGCCGTCCGCTCCTAA